The Thalassophryne amazonica chromosome 13, fThaAma1.1, whole genome shotgun sequence genome window below encodes:
- the LOC117523460 gene encoding transmembrane protein 121-like, translated as MVPPPPTNKPHVCLSTILIMSSMALIDAYLVEQNHGPRKIGICIMVMVGDICFLIVLRYVAVWVGAEVRTAKRGYAMILWFLYIFVLEIKVYFVYQNYKADRKSLDALARKALTLLLSICIPVLFVVLVAIDHMEYVRAFKKREEIRNRLFWVVVDLLDILDIQANLWEPQKKGLPLWAEGLMFFYCYILLLVLPCVSLSEISMQGINIVPHKMLLYPILSLVTINIITLFIRGGNMIFYRDARVSGILIGKNILAIILKTCSFVQYRRQLQNAPPAFGVELQKNSMAHARPAPTTPQVVMQDQTPLPEVTTCEHT; from the coding sequence ATGGTACCCCCGCCTCCCACCAACAAGCCCCACGTGTGCCTGTCCACCATCCTGATCATGAGCAGTATGGCGCTAATTGATGCCTACCTGGTAGAGCAAAACCACGGCCCCCGCAAGATTGGCATCTGCATCATGGTGATGGTGGGAGACATCTGTTTCCTCATCGTCTTGCGTTATGTTGCAGTGTGGGTGGGTGCCGAGGTGCGGACAGCCAAGAGAGGCTATGCCATGATCTTGTGGTTCCTGTACATCTTTGTGCTGGAGATCAAGGTGTACTTTGTGTATCAAAACTACAAGGCAGACAGGAAGAGCCTGGACGCTCTCGCCAGGAAGGCCCTGACGCTGCTGCTGTCCATCTGCATCCCAGTGCTTTTCGTGGTACTGGTGGCTATAGACCATATGGAGTACGTGCGCGCCTTCAAGAAGCGAGAGGAGATCCGCAACCGCCTCTTCTGGGTGGTGGTGGACTTGCTAGATATCCTGGACATCCAGGCCAATCTGTGGGAGCCTCAGAAGAAAGGACTTCCCCTCTGGGCAGAGGGATTGATGTTCTTCTACTGTTACATCTTGCTCCTTGTGTTGCCATGCGTGTCCTTGAGTGAGATCAGCATGCAGGGCATCAACATTGTACCCCACAAGATGCTCCTGTATCCCATCCTCAGCCTAGTGACCATCAACATCATCACTCTATTTATCCGTGGGGGAAACATGATCTTCTACAGGGACGCCAGGGTATCTGGGATCCTGATTGGGAAGAACATCCTGGCAATCATTCTAAAGACCTGCAGCTTTGTGCAGTACAGGAGACAGTTGCAGAATGCTCCTCCCGCCTTTGGGGTTGAGCTGCAGAAAAACTCTATGGCACATGCTCGACCCGCCCCCACCACTCCCCAAGTGGTCATGCAGGACCAGACACCACTCCCTGAGGTGACAACATGTGAACATACATGA
- the LOC117523461 gene encoding transmembrane protein 121-like, protein MFFYCYILLLVLPCVSLSEISMQGINIVPHKMLLYPILSLVTINIITLFIRGGNMIFYRDARVSGILIGKNILAIILKTCSFVQYRRQLQNAPPAFGVELQKKLYGTCSTRPPTPQVVMQDQTPLPEVTTCEHT, encoded by the coding sequence ATGTTCTTCTACTGTTACATCTTGCTCCTTGTGTTGCCATGCGTGTCCTTGAGTGAGATCAGCATGCAGGGCATCAACATTGTACCCCACAAGATGCTCCTGTATCCCATCCTCAGCCTAGTGACCATCAACATCATCACTCTATTTATCCGTGGGGGAAACATGATCTTCTACAGGGACGCCAGGGTATCTGGGATCCTGATTGGGAAGAACATCCTGGCAATCATTCTAAAGACCTGCAGCTTTGTGCAGTACAGGAGACAGTTGCAGAATGCTCCTCCCGCCTTTGGggttgagctgcagaaaaaactCTATGGCACATGCTCGACCCGCCCCCCCACTCCCCAAGTGGTCATGCAGGACCAGACACCACTCCCTGAGGTGACAACATGTGAACATACATGA